Genomic segment of Brachyhypopomus gauderio isolate BG-103 chromosome 10, BGAUD_0.2, whole genome shotgun sequence:
TCTCTCATGTTAAATTGAAAGTGAGGAAAAGGAAAATCAAACCAAAAATCGAATGAATATTGGTATAGTTCCCTGATTTATTAAGTCAGTTTGTTTACTTgggcaacatggtggcttggtggtttgcctctcagcactggggtcttggggtCAAGTCCctgtctgagtggagtttccttgttctgtctgtgtgggtttcctctggggtctCTGCTTTCCTCCcaaagtccaaaaacatggaggttaaaTTGGGTAAATTTCTCCCTGAATAttctctctgagtgtgtgtacatgtgataCACAGAAAAAACATGAATGGGTGTGTGCTTGTTTGCCCAGTGTTCAGTACTGGGtatgtcctctctccccttcctgcacctgattcagtcccccagggtgCTGTGGCTTCTGgaagagagtacgctgtgtgtaattggctgctgcttcttgcctgtgtgtgtgtgattggtcgtgtAAGACTGTGTTAAATGAcaaaattgtaaagtgaccttgggtatcttcaAAGGCGCTATATAACTCAAACATTCATACTTacttgtatatatatttttcaagATGACATTTTTAGAAATATATAACATTATTATTTTGCTCACAATGCacataaataatgtaataaataagTAAGAGGCATATAATAGAGAAAAATATGTTTCTTCAGACTGAACTATCAGCCTGCATCTCTAAATAAATGCATGAATCTGAAGAGGTCACTGTTGCCTTTTCACCCTCTGGTCCTTGCAGAGGCAGGGTTATATCAGACAGGATGCTGTTAACATCCACAGGCAGTTCTCTTTGGCCTTGATTGGCTTTTTACATGAATGACTACATTTAAGGATACCATGAGCCCTTTTTCTGGAGAGGTCACTTACATGTGTGTCAGGGAGAAAGGGAGCACATGCTGTAGAAACCAAAGCCAatttagacattttaaacacaGAAAAACCTAAGAATTCTGTGGCAGAAATGTAACCTGTCAAAATTGAATAGAGGATGTTTTCCTCAGAACAAAGGGGCATGAATCAGCTTCAaacgtgtgtctctgtgtgtgtgtgtgtgtgtgtgtgtgtgtgtgtgtgtgtgtgtaagagagagagagagagagagagagagagactgagagagagagagagagagactgagagtgagtgagtgagtgagagagagagagagagagagagaaagtgtgtgtgcgtgtgtgtgtgtgtgtgtgtgtgtgtgtgtgtgtgtgtgtgtgtgtgtgtgtgtgtgttaggggcaGGGGCATTGTACAATAAAGAAGAATTACATATCATGCAAATCTTACATTGCAGCTGACGGGACTGCGGTCTTAATCACGGAGCGTTATACTTAGAAGGCCTACAACACATATTCGCTTAGAACTACGCGttatattttctttatatatCTTTCATCGCAAACCTCTTACTTTTTTACAGTTCACACAATTGTTGCAAACTAAAGCGCAATTCGGTTTTTTTGattatgagtaaaaataaataatgaaagttTGAAATGATGGTCTTTTCCCAACACGGCATTGACACTAAATTAACACAGGTGTTATATCCAAATTATTTATATGTTTATCTGTCACATTGAACAAACCCAAAATAAAAAAGTAATCAAACACTGGTCATTTGTTAAGTTTTTACGACAGGATTTTGTGACTAATGTTTATTACACAACAATatttaaagtaaataaataccATCTATACTTTGATTTGTTTTCTCTGTCGCATTTATCGAGTTAGCTCGGTTTATTACGTATTTCATAGCAAACAAAAACGTCCCAACGTTAAATGTTTCCGTTAACGTCAAAACCCGACACTTTGGAGCAAAGCAGCAGCGTTTGTCTCCATCTAGCGGTGAATACTGGACACATCCACGCAGGTCTAGCGGAACAAGGCACCGCCACTTTGGGGAGGCGTAACCAATGATTTAGGTTGCGATAACAAACGCAGCTAGAGCAgcaaaacaaatgtaaataaaataggTTTGGACGTTATCTGTAAAATAAAAAGGTGAGGTAAGTGAAAATAATGTATTCAAATATAATGGCATTTACGTGCTTACGTTACCGGGCTGAGCTGCAGATATGTAGGCAGCTCTGATGTAAACGTCTGTTCACTTTAAGGCTTTAAGGTGCATCACTTTCACATTTTGCTAGACAGATATAGTACCTTGGGTTTAAGCACAATAACTAGGGTAGCCAGATATTCTTCTTATgaattcctgttttttttttcaagataCACGCACTTTACTTGTGCTTTCTAACCATTTAACGGAGCTAGCTGGTTAAGCTAGCTGTGAAACtactgaaaatgtcaagcggagCTCCGAGGCTGTTCAGCCAACATTACGGTTTACACGTCCCCGGCCACACAGTGCGGGCCGGTTAACGTTTCTAGCATGCAAGGTGGCCAAATCTAGCACAAGTCATCAGAAAGTCAACCAGATTGCGGCATCTATATGTGTCGTTCGTCCGTTGGATGTGTCGGTATTGGCTGGCTAGCGCGATTAGCCGTGCTGACTGCTTCAGTAAGTCTGACCTTGCAGGGCTGGGGAAGCGCTGTCATTGTGCCCCTGCCTTGTTTGCGGAAaatctttttgttgtttgtggaattttttttgtttgtataaATGAATAATGTATGTTTTCATCTCTGCCAGTACTGGGTCTGCATAGTTTAGTTTTCCTCGAATTTAGTTTCCCCCAGGTGTTGCAGCAAACATTAAACCGTGCTCATATCAGCAGGCTTTAGGATATCCCTCAAGGGCACGCAATGGTGTGATTTGCGTTATATAACTACTTGCTTGGAATGTAAATATTAAcacatgtatttgttattcTATGAAAGCTGTTCCTCGCAAAGATAAAAAGATGACGACTGAGTAGTTACTGTATTAGAAAAACACCTACCTTGCACCTACACTCACTGAGCTTTGAATAAGAGACGGCTAACTTGGGAATGGCTGATGTATTTTGCATGGCAACTGTACACGTAtgaggtgtttctaataaatacatgtttatgtgtgtactgTTTGAATACATGTTTGAGTGTAATGTCTGTTTATATGCTCGTGAGTGACAGGATGGCGCTATGTTTACCTTgacatgtgttttgtatgtttgCCGACACGTGCCCTCTTTGATCTGGTTTTGTTTTCTAAAAGGCACAATGGGTAACACAAGCAGTGAAAGGACTGGTGTTGGGCAGGGTGAGAAGTCCCATCGCAGGGACAGCCGTGGCCTTAAGGAGGGAGACCGTCCCAAGATACTCATGGACAGCCCTGAAGATGCTGATATATTCCACGGGGAGGACATGAAGGTATTGCTGGGGCTCATAGTATGCCAGCTGTGCAGTGTAGTCCAGAACCCTTTATATTATCAGACGGAAACTCCAGCGCCTAAGCCCCAGAACCCACTTTTTTGAGTGTGGTTTGACTGAGCTCCTTCTTGCTCGACATTCAGGCTCCATTAGAGAAAGAGGAGTTCCTCGCCTGGAGACATGACTTGCAGACCGACGAGAAGGGTCATCTTGCACAACCCACTGTGTTTCGCTGGACAGGTGCTGGGAAGGAAGTCTACCTCTCTGGATCCTTCAACAACTGGACATCTAAGATTCCTTTGGCAAGGAGGTATGCAGTTATATGACCAGTAGGACATCATTATCCATAATGCATATGGAGAGGATGTTGCAGGTCCTTAGACCAGAGTGAGCACTActgtaacaccacacacacataacaacaccccccaacccccccaacaGCTAAGCTCAGAAGAACAAAGGATTGCTTGATTTGTAGGGTGGACAGAATACGGTATGGTCAGATCTAAATCCTACAGCAATGAAAGTGAGTGAAATGAATGCATATGGGGGACTTCGCCCCCTGGCTTGGCTCTGTGTAGTAAACCTCTCTTTGTCTTCTATTTCCGTGCTACATGTGACACTTGATTCAAGGCCTTagactctcgctctctctctttgcctCCTTTCTCCAGTCAAAACAACTTTGTGGCGATTGTGGAATTGCCTGAGGGTGAACACCAGTATAAATTTTATGTTGACGGGCAGTGGACCCATGACCCATCAGAGGtgaccaacacaaaacccgCAATGTCACCCCATTCACTGGTACTACTGATCTTAGTTGGGTTTTTTATTCTAAGAGAAAGTCACTAGGATCCAGTGCTCCACGCAGGAAGAGAGTTCTTTATTTAAACACAAATGCTATAtgtaaatattatatttttgaTGATGTACAATATTAGTCACAGTATTGCATAATACATAACATAGCATGAATGTTTCCTTCTTTCCAAACTGTAACTGAAGCTACAGCCACTCGTGTATGACACTTACGTGCACACATGCTGATGGCCACAGCTGACTGTATTTTCTCTCAGCCTGTAGTGACCAGTCAGCTGGGCACAGTCAACAACATTATCCAGGTGAAGAAGACCGACTTTGAGGTGTTTGATGCACTCATGGTGGACTCTCAGAAATGCTCCGACATGTCAGGTGTGATCAAATTCTCCTAAATGTAAAATTGATCCATTTCCTTTCACACATTCATGAATATGTTTTAGAGCACCAGTTGTCTCCATATGAACCCTGATGTGCGACAGACAGGTCCCATGAAGCTTGGAGGCTTATTGTTGCAATTATTGTTTTATCAGTATTTACATGTCCACTCAAGCAGTGTAGATTGCAGATaaacatacaaataaaataagtatttaTTATTCATGCAGAGTTTCCTTTTAGATCTTTCGAGCTCTCCTCCTGGTCCATACCATCAGGATGCTTATGTACTCAAACAGGATGAGAAGTTCAAGTCTCCCCCAATCCTTCCTCCCCACCTCCTGCAGGTCATCCTGAACAAAGACACTGGCATCTCAGTAAGACTCTCCCTCGCACCCTCATCTCCTCTAGTGCTCACCCATaatgctctctgtctcttaatgtttcaaaatataacattggTCTATTAATGATGGGATCAGTGTTGTGATCGCTGGcagtgttttgtgattggcatGTTTGCATCTACATGATGTCCTGATGTAAGCACAGCACTGACTGAGTTACTGTCCCAGGTGGAAGCAGGTTTTGGTGCAGACTGCATGCACTGGTTCTAGCATATCAGCTGTTGCCACTTGTGTGATGAATGTTGAAACAATGATGGAAATAGACCAATGTTTGACTAATGTTTGTGTAATGAATTAGACTAATGTTggtgataataataatgtgcCTTGACTCACAAGGATTTTTCCTTCTTCAGACATTTTGTTGTAACTAAATAGTAAAAACAGTCTGCTCTATGTAAGATAACgtgaatatttaaaaaaatataaatgtttaaTGCTCTCTTTTTCTGCCAGTGTGACCCCGCTTTACTGCCTGAGCCTAATCACGTCATGTTGAATCATCTCTACGCTTTGTCCATCAAGGTAAGAGGAAGGACTCAAAACACTACTGCAACTCCGGTAACAGTAGAGACATGAAACAGGAgcattatttattattgtaattatttggggggggggggggggggggggggttctttaCAAGACAGTACAATGAGTATAACCTCAATCAGCAGCTTCTGTTAGCTAAGGGCAACACGGtagcttggtggttagcacatttgcctctcagcactggggtcttgggttcaagtccctatctgagtggagtttccatgttctccccgtgtctgcgtgggtttcctccggggtctccggtttcctcccacagtccaaagacatggaggttaggtaaattggcattccctgataaattctccctgagtatgtctgtgtgtcttcatgttcaataaaagcagttgtcagtgtctgtgcatgaatgtgtatgtgcttgtgtgcccagtggtgaatggtgctctgtcactagggtctgtcctctctccccttcctgcaccccattcagtcccccagggggctgtggatcccagtagagcagggctattcaactatatttttctgcgggccagatttggcagagagctctgacctgtgggccagacaattttcagacctataccaatactgtcatagtggatgtaaaattgaaGCGAGCAAAAATTGTTGACAGCTGGGGGGGGGTTATTTGTTGGGCCATGGGCCAGTACAagttcattaaagggccggatCAGGCCCGCGGGCCGCCGGTTGAATATCCCTGtagtagagagtacgctgtgtgcaattggctgccgcttctcgccggtgtgtgattggtagtgtaagagttgtacctgtgttaaaattgtaaaagcGACTTTGGgtatctagaaaggcgctatataagttgaacattcattcattcattcatcttaATAATACAGTGCTCTAAAGGAGCTGGGTCTGCATGTCTTCCCATTAAAGTATGGATCTGCTTTCTCTACAACTTGTTTGGACAGCTCTGACAGTTTTCTGAAAACATGTGGTGTGTATTTTTTACATCAGCATTTTAGGCACCATCTGTGAGACTACGTAGAAATCTTTACAGCACCACAGTACCATTTGCTTTCACTCATAACACTCACTAACTGTGAGGTTTCCTTCATTTTCCCAGGATGGAGTGATGGTTCTTAGTGCCACGCATCGTTACAAGAAAAAGTACGTCACCACCCTGCTGTACAAACCAATCTGACTGACACCAGCTCTGCTCAGAAACTCTCCAGTGTGCACTGTTGCAATCCACCCATCTGGTGGAGTTTCGACACTAGTATCTAATGTAGGTATCTTcttctgtatttttgtttttagttcATGTGTGTGCACAGTGGATACCCAATGCTAAGTACTTGGATGTAACCAAGTGAATGGAGACATGTATAACAGTAATATAGCAAAACCTAAGGGTCTGTTATTGTAAACCTAACGTGAATGTTGAAACACTATTAAGCAGCTTTGGATTCTCTGAACAATATCAGCTCATAAGACATCAGCACTGGTCAGTCACATAATGGGTGGAGAGCTGTGTCAGCCCTATGATAGCTTTTCCTTACCCAAGGTGTTTAAATGAGATTAAAGTCACTTAAGTGTCACCAGCTGTGAACAGGCCAAATCCCCAATCATACAAATAGAATTTGTTCCAAATATTTCAAAAGGTGTTTCATATCGAGAGCATATATGAACAGTTGAACTTGTATGATAGTCGAATCCAAGCTTCAGTGAAGGTTGTTTGTAATCTTATGTACAGTCATCTGCatatgtttttaaaaaatactTAATATAGTGTGCATTGTTCCATTAGGTAGAATGGACCAACTTTAGAAGTATGAAATATGTAAACTGAAAATTGTTAACTTAAATTTCACTGTGTGGATGGTGAATGTATAAATATGGGACTAAATGTTTtaattttaaaacttttaattaaatttttactTTAATTTTGTACATTACATACATCATGCCAGCATACTTTTTCAATCTGGTGCCAGATTTTCACATAATgctgtaaaaaatcacaaattatttgtattttattattttattcttgtaatttgtaattaatTATCTGTGGTAGAATTTCTAATAGAATTATTTGTGCAGTATTAGGACTTTATTTATGAAGTTTAAGCTAGACttctgaatgtaaaataaaccaCTTGTCAATAAAGCatgcatttatttttgttttatttgttctctttgtttattttgagtTAAGATGGTGAGAGTGACCTTGGAAAGCTAGTGATAGTTAAGTGCTTTTGCCTAACTCATTTTTCCATACAGATTTTAGTTTGTGTTGGCTGGCACATatcttgtgtttttgttttcactCCTCATGGGTGAAATGGGGACTTGGAAAGGGTAGACCAGGACAATCTGAATTCCCTCTCTGAGGACATCGTAACTATCCACTTCTTAGTAGCGCCATTGACTCCAGCACTGAATTCTCCTGCTAAAAATCTCTGTGAAATCTCATAATAGAATTTGCAGGTAGCTATTCAattaatgttttaaaaaatCGTCACCTGAATAAAAGTTTCACATACCAGCAAGAGCTCTGGAAGGCAAAAAGACCAATGTGCAGCTACAGCTGAGATACAGACCACAGGAATCTAGAGAATGTTGTCTGTGACTTGAAATTTATAggctaaaatattttatgataaacagataaataaacaGCATCTTTTCTCCTCAGGTAAAGTTAAAATAGTCACAACATATATATTCTTTCTTGTAATTTTTAGCTTGAACAGTTGATAATGTTAACTTTCAACTTCACTAATTTATTTCTGAGTTTGACTTACTCACTTCTGGAGGGTGCTGTAGAATGCCCTGGCAAATAAAACCCATTATAAGGGTTCTTTACTGAAGTCAAACTTGTTAACAAATCAAACTGATGCATAATTGTGTGCTACTGGTGCAGTCTTTTGCAAAGTGCCAACACTGTACATGTCTCTGTGTGATACATTTTTTTGGTGAAACCAAAAATATAATGTAGCCTGCCTGCAACCTGCCTTGGCTGGCCAATTTACTTTGTTATAATAAtctaacactttacaaataAGAGTATAAAATGAGCATGAGCTTGATTGTTATTGGTGCATTTGTGTGATGGCTTGTGCCATAGCTCTCTGTGTAACATGGGGACAGACGTTAGCACAGTGGTGGGGAGCTCCGGTCCGGGGTGGCTGGTGTCCAGTACACTTCTGTGTCGTTTCTGCTTTAAAAGACCTCTGATGCAACTCAGTGCCTCGCCAGGTTTCTATGTTTTGTTACAGTAGGAAAGTCACCAAACAACAGTGTTGTCTTCATGTTTACAATTATTTTAAGTCTGCAGTCTTCACTGGGTTAAAATCTAAGATTTACTGGGTTAATCTTCAAGATGCAGAAAACATACTGCCCTCTGGTGGATCGTACAGATCAGGCATCATCATGTCCTCATACGAGACTACATGACTTGAGAAAAGACTGTAGCTCGTTGACCGTAGCATAGTCACTGCACCCTTCAACTTCTGTGTTGCAAGCCAAGCTTTAAGGTGTCCTGCACTTTCCTTTCTCTCTAAAAGAATGTCCCATTATGTCCCATTCTGCACATTTTTTTGCAGAGTCTTCCTCAATAGAGTATTGTGAACAAAATTTTAAAGCTTGAAATCCCTACAATAATTTCTCATATAGTAAAACTCAAGCCTCATATAGATGGGCACTGAAATGATGTAACATGACATGAGCAGACCGATTTCGCAAGACAGGCTCACCTGCAGAAATGTAGCTATTTACAAAGGGTTCACGGCCTTATTTTCCCCCAGGAGGATGGGCAGTCATGAGATAAGGCAAGGCCTGGTGGGAGTGGGGCTGAGAGTTTCAACCATGAACCCATGTGTGCTCTGTAGTTCTCTTTAATATATATCCAAATTAAACATTTCAAGGCTGTTCTGAGACTAATATAAAGAGAGCCATCTAAGTGATGAGAATACCACTTCTACTGCCTCAGCAGATTTTTCAAGCGCACACTGTTACttataatattaaatattaaatcacATCTGAACTATTCCTCTGGACACCATGACATCTCTCCATGTTGTGCTTCTCCTAGCCTTTGGTCTTGCTGTTGGTAAGTGGCTGCACAGATCTATTTTTCACATATGGTTTTATTTTCTGTTGCTCACAAAAGTGACTTTAGCGATTGTTGGGGAGCTAATGATCTTAAActgcttccccccccccccccccccccctatttcTATAACCAAGGGAATACATTCATTATCATCATTCTGATTAGCTGTCTGCTGTTTACCCTGTGCACTGGTCTACTGCCCACTGCAATTGGTTAAGCGTTGTTCTTAATTCATCAACAACTTCCTGTTTGTGTTAGCATATATctgtatagcgctttttacaacaactgttgtcacaaagcagctttatatACAGTATGCCTGAGTCCAAGTGAGCAAGACAAACActacagtggcaaggaaaaactccctagagcatgaggaagaaaccttgagaggaaccaagactcaaaggggGGATCCATCCTCTTCTGGTCAGCAATGGACAGCACAAGAACGATGTAAACATTTAAGAAGCAACTAGTGAAATAAGTaaatgaaaaagaagaatgtcATCATAGTTTTCTATACGTTCTGGTTGTGGCTTGTAGGGTGTAGGTATGTCCAAAATCCATCTGGCACACAAACATCTGACCAGGGcaatggaagtgtgtgtgggcttcaaatacacatgtgtgtgtatttgtgtgtgtgaatcagcTCAGGTCCATCACAACAGGGCTCTGTGGAACCTCAGGGAACTGATCCTCTGTACAAAGCCTGAAACCTGGCCACTCGTGGACTACGCTGACTACGGCTGCTACTGTGGCTATGGAGGCTCCGGCACACCTGTAGATGGCCTGGACAGGTGAGGCATAGGGCAGTAGGACAGGTAAGACACAGGATAAGTGAGACAAAGGACAGGTGAGACATAGACAATATAGGAAAGGGTCTCATTCTTTACTTTTACAAATACCTTTGTTAACTTAATGATGCTTGTCTGTGTAATAAACTTGCAAGCAAAAAATATTTTTCCCAAGAATATTTAAGATGAGATATTGTATATATTAAACATTTTGCACAAGTCATTCATATGAGGAAAAATAAAGTATCCTAAATACAGCTAAAACCTAATTCATTGCCCCTtaccatttatttattcatatgaACTATTTTATTCTAGTAATAAAGCATCTGAATGTTAGCTTGCTGTTAATGGGTGTTGCCGTTGGCAATACATATAGATGCTGTCAGACTCATGACCATTGCTACAGCGCAGCCCAGAAGCTTCCGGACTGTAACCCTTACATGATGCCCTACTCCTATAAGTGTAACAAGGCCAACAAGACAATCACttgtgagagtgagtgataaATGGCAATATTTGTTTAGTCTCCAATTTGAGAATGAAATTTTATGATTGAAActgatttttttctttaaaactgatttaaaatgtgttttctttgtcAGGCACCAACAATAGGTGTGAGATGTTCGTCTGTGAGTGTGACAGGACGGTTTCTGAGTGTTTTGCTGTGAATAAGTACAATAAGGACTTCGATCATCTGCCAAGTGAACACTGCAAATAAAACACTGCAAATAGAGTAAATTCCACAGACTGTATCCCAAGCCTAAGTCCCTACTAAATGGTGACAACTGACATTTTAACTATCTATTTTGGCCTATGAAATCACCTTCTGTTCCATCATGTGTTTGAACTTCTGTGGCAATAAGGGTCTTTATATCTGACTCATTTATCCACCGTCACTGTCTGTTATGAAAACTTTAGTCCTTGATGAAAATTCTATCCAATAAGCAATAAACTCTAAAAAGTGATTTGTGTTTGAGTCGCTCAAGTTATACTTTTTGTTGTCTATAAGACAACAGTCATTACTTGTAGACATATTTGGGAAGCACAGTTAAATCGCCTTGTGATACTCCTCATGTGTTTCATTACTGCTTGTTCTGCAAGCCTGATATGAAGCTCTAAAAGCAGTTTTGGAAATCAA
This window contains:
- the LOC143524934 gene encoding phospholipase A2-like, with amino-acid sequence MTSLHVVLLLAFGLAVAQVHHNRALWNLRELILCTKPETWPLVDYADYGCYCGYGGSGTPVDGLDRCCQTHDHCYSAAQKLPDCNPYMMPYSYKCNKANKTITCESTNNRCEMFVCECDRTVSECFAVNKYNKDFDHLPSEHCK
- the prkab1a gene encoding 5'-AMP-activated protein kinase subunit beta-1a isoform X2; this encodes MGNTSSERTGVGQGEKSHRRDSRGLKEGDRPKILMDSPEDADIFHGEDMKAPLEKEEFLAWRHDLQTDEKGHLAQPTVFRWTGAGKEVYLSGSFNNWTSKIPLARSQNNFVAIVELPEGEHQYKFYVDGQWTHDPSEPVVTSQLGTVNNIIQVKKTDFEVFDALMVDSQKCSDMSDLSSSPPGPYHQDAYVLKQDEKFKSPPILPPHLLQVILNKDTGISCDPALLPEPNHVMLNHLYALSIKDGVMVLSATHRYKKKYVTTLLYKPI
- the prkab1a gene encoding 5'-AMP-activated protein kinase subunit beta-1a isoform X1, with protein sequence MCRYWLASAISRADCFSTMGNTSSERTGVGQGEKSHRRDSRGLKEGDRPKILMDSPEDADIFHGEDMKAPLEKEEFLAWRHDLQTDEKGHLAQPTVFRWTGAGKEVYLSGSFNNWTSKIPLARSQNNFVAIVELPEGEHQYKFYVDGQWTHDPSEPVVTSQLGTVNNIIQVKKTDFEVFDALMVDSQKCSDMSDLSSSPPGPYHQDAYVLKQDEKFKSPPILPPHLLQVILNKDTGISCDPALLPEPNHVMLNHLYALSIKDGVMVLSATHRYKKKYVTTLLYKPI